Proteins from a genomic interval of Musa acuminata AAA Group cultivar baxijiao chromosome BXJ1-9, Cavendish_Baxijiao_AAA, whole genome shotgun sequence:
- the LOC103973888 gene encoding uncharacterized protein LOC103973888, whose amino-acid sequence MKRHAALAIALLLAAVGLAVAQEPSPAPKPSDGTSPAAVTPSQPAAAAATPESSAATSPTAQSPAEASSPKLSTAASAPAPDFAATASSPATSPPTSSADGSSPATSPSASGPSQDSATATPPASSGPAPDSAAAISPSASGPAPDSAVAISPSASGPAPDSSAAADAPVADSPPAPDAPGAAPDADEGVAPDLATGDTPAAAPGPDGEISDETGAACPPAGTAFGGITVALIAGVVAF is encoded by the coding sequence ATGAAACGCCACGCGGCTCTCGCCATCGCCCTCCTCCTTGCCGCGGTCGGCTTAGCCGTGGCCCAGGAACCATCGCCAGCGCCAAAACCCTCGGACGGGACGTCCCCTGCGGCTGTAACCCCCTCTCAGCCAGCCGCCGCTGCGGCAACACCCGAATCCTCCGCCGCGACGTCACCAACGGCGCAATCCCCCGCCGAAGCCTCGTCGCCCAAGCTCTCGACGGCCGCCTCCGCCCCCGCTCCGGACTTCGCCGCCACCGCTTCCTCTCCGGCCACTTCACCACCGACCTCCTCCGCCGATGGTTCCTCTCCGGCGACTTCTCCTTCTGCGTCGGGGCCGTCTCAGGATTCCGCTACAGCGACTCCACCTGCATCGTCGGGGCCAGCTCCGGATTCCGCTGCGGCGATTTCCCCTTCCGCGTCGGGGCCGGCTCCGGATTCTGCGGTGGCGATTTCCCCTTCCGCGTCGGGCCCGGCTCCGGATTCCTCGGCCGCCGCTGACGCTCCCGTCGCCGATTCGCCGCCGGCTCCGGATGCACCAGGAGCCGCGCCGGATGCGGACGAGGGTGTCGCTCCGGATTTGGCTACGGGCGACACGCCGGCAGCGGCGCCAGGTCCCGACGGCGAAATTAGCGACGAAACCGGCGCGGCATGCCCTCCTGCCGGGACCGCCTTTGGTGGGATCACGGTGGCTTTGATCGCGGGTGTTGTCGCGTTCTAA